ATGTGATGCTGGCAATTTAAACTATACCTGCAGATACTGACCGATACATTGAGGTACTATATCCCAAATGACAGGGCAAGACAAagtaaaaataagtaatttgtgTCACGTACCCCATCAACATCATTTGATGGCTCCTCAGGTAATACAACGATCTGTTGAAAAACaagttattgaaaaataaatgacttaTTACCACTGGCTAAGAATATGTATGTGGCATTTCCTGTACATACAAACCCAATCTTATAAACAGAAGAACCAAGCTGAATAAGCTGAAATGTTTTGTTATGTAAAACTGGAGGGCTAAGGTTACTTGAACTAAAAGTAACCCAATATGAATGATTCTGTATCACTTACATTTGTAAATGAACACTGCACCCTAATGAATGTAGCTCACCGCAGTATCATCCTTTCTGACTACAAAAACAATGGAACAAATTTGTTTCAGTTGTTTTTGacaaagtaaatacatgtgtggaaATTTAAAGGCTCAGGTCTTGTAACGGCTCAAACTTTTTTGCTTGCAGACCACAAATGTTTTATCTCAGTGGACCACAGAACAAACAGTATAactgactgaaaaataagcacaggAAAAAAGTCTATAAATACTAAGAATAACCGTAGAGAGGTGTCTTTCTTTGTTTCAATGCAatgggtgggcctgtttctgtgagcaaagtaattttaaaattggagttttaaaaaacagttctaGCTTACTTTTATAACATGAATTTACAGAGAGGGAAAAAAaggccttttattttttaattgataacactatgtaacacaatttttgttcctgggtagtaagtgttatttcctaattgcttatgcctcaaaagtatagaaaatggctattattccccacaaactttgcttttgagaccaggacagtgatatttcaaaatatcactatttccaatgggaaaacgggcaaatgtgtgtcttttcgttcacataaagtcagaaaaaaacaacatatgaatccaaattaacatgtatttatactaaagttatacaaagatgactacaaaagatttatttgcccgttttcccattggaaatagtgatattttgaaatatcactgtcctggtcccaaaagcaaagtttgtggggaataatagccattttctatacttttgaggcataacaattaggaaataacacttactacccaggaacaaaaaaataataaaaattgtgttacacagtgtaattacagcagaaatcgatttgtgtgaattaataatctgtgaagttacatccatgaggtaccagcacagtTGGAGCTAAGAAtctccagctataatctttatttgtaaatcggaatgtttggatgctgcacgctgattggctaTTGAGGATTTTTGACTCTATTTGAATAGTACAACGGACGCCAGAACTTATTTTTTCcgaagcacagttcaattaaataaattatcaatacacaacatattaaactcacaataaatatacacattgtgTTGAGTGCATGAAACTGCAACTCCCTGGTAacgaatacattttagacactccaaaacaAGACGGATAGTTTAGACCTTTTGATCACTTGGAGATgttctccatgtatgcattttcttcctgcttttgtagttgagtttttaaggtctcaaattttgagtttgcaatgggatctattaACTATGCTGCCACTTCTACCTgcaattatgtaacctttccacagaTCACCTGAAGGGAGCTGGcagaccacagattgagaaccactggcttAGAGGGTTGCTAAAATTTTACCTACCTTTTTTGATTAAGAGCCACtgaatttattttatatgcagtacagtatgttaaagcAGATTAAACAAAGTCAAACCAACTGATGACAGGCAGGTAATTCTTGACACATCTCTCTGACATGGGGTATAAAGGTTTAGTTGACAAAACGTGTGGATGATGTTTACAATGACTCAGGCCATGGTAGCAGAGGCATTAGATTTTGAATACAATAAtctgtcgcatatccgactgcagtgggacAAGGGCGGACATggaaaaagtcagatgaatgaatcctgttttaaatacattaaacacagctggaacaattactatatttgacacaattattgttttgagattcagcttttatgagggagctcccctaaatcccttgtttagaaagatacagggtattaatgcttgtgagaGTAGCCTTATGGGTGCGttcattcgctgctgagtgacaggcaggagatcgagacggagatTGATACTCCCCGCAGgcaaacagaatttatttacatatcaacacattgaacagctcacatgacactacaagcaatggcagcgcataacacacagtgtacaaaaactttggtaggatctacaatctctgaactaaccTTCTCTGCTCCAtcataaactaacgttgctgaagaggtcGATCGTGGCAGACAGTTAGCGCCAgatatgtgacgggcggatacacgacggattactgtataccCTATCATTCCTGTCTTGCAAGCAATGCACCCAACAACTTCTGCAACATATCCAGGTTTCATAAGTGAAATGAAGAGTGGTGATTTAAAGCAATGGAAATCTGGAAACAGGTACAGGTCCTGCACTATTATTTCAGAAAATGCTAAGCTCTGGAAACTCAGCCTAAAAAAGACAAATACCTTTCCCCTCGAGATCTATTCTAAAAGTTATCCAACATCAACTGCAGTTGCAGAACAGTAAACAATGTGCCCGTCCCTCACCCTCTTCTGCCTGGGTGGTTCTAGAGGCGGTGGGGGTCGTGTGGCGCTCTCTGGCAGCTTCCTTCTCCTCACAGCCTCCTGGTTGGGGGATTCAGAAGTGAAGTCTTCCTCACCAAGCACTGCCCCTTCCTCAGAGTCTTGGTCCACCTGTACAGATAAACATGCAGGTAaaactaaaaccacaaacttcAGGAATTAACATCCACCAACGCATGCATTATAAGCTTGTGACAATAACTGCATTTTTCACAGCTCTGTAATCTACTACTGCAGTCTACCAGGAATTGTGAAAAGCAAAGATCTAACAACACTTAAAACAGACAGTGAGTGCATACTGAGTAGGTGCCACAGTAGCAAGGAAGGTCATGAAGGTGGGCTGCAACCCGTCATCGGTCGTCAGAGTCTATTAGCAATGGCAAAACAAAGGGAAAGAGGTCGCCAAGAGAGACAGATAGAGGAAGAACACTGAGAGGCTTGTCAGTGGTTGAATAGATTAACACCACTCtatacaaaaccaaaaatgaagCGCTCACCCCAAGAGCATATCCCTCCGACAGTTTCCAGGCCTCCCCTGTCATCCTGTAGAAATGCTCTTCCTTTTTCCTGAAATTCGCCTCTTGCCGAGGTTTCAGTATGTTTTCCTGGTACGTCGACGCCTAACATgacaacagaaaaaacaaatgagTTCCACTGCTTGTGGTTTTGTTAAGCAAATGAAAGATGCTTTTCTAGGGCAAGCTTCAACTACAGTATAATTTTTAAAGCCAGTACAGGCGGACAGAAGCTTGTCTAATACATACACGCTGCAAAATCATTTTATGGGAGTGCAGCAGAAatgactttattttttatgtattttgatgCTACTAAAGACTTCTTTGTATCCACAGCAGGGACATCTCTAGCAGAGGAAACAGTCTACTGAGGACAGAGCTGAGATGATTGAACTCAGTGTACATGCAACCTGAAATCATGTTGTCAGGCTTGCATTAGTGTCTATAGTGTCATTTGTGATTTTACATATAGAATTGTGGGGGTGTGGCTGCAGCTGTGTTGCACTGTGCACTTTGAATCAGATTATAACACTGGCTGAATCTGCTCTTGTCAATGCCCCCCAGGCTATAAACTAGAGTCAGAATCTGGGAAGTAGGCTGTGACTAGAACGAGAATTatatcaaatgtgaaaaatgcatcTGAAATTGGTCCTGGTACAAGAACTTGGGCTTTGACAAGACAGGATTTGGTATAAAACCATTAAAGAATAACATTGTGAAAACTACCCTCTCCTTTAGGGATGAAACAATTTTTCGATAGTACGATGTATCGCGACTACGAATATTTATGATAATCAcatcgttaacattttttaattatttgatagTCGTACAAAACAATAGTCACACACTCACTAAACGTGCCTGGAAGCAAaacagatgcttttctctccaaataagggTAACATCATCGGAGTGTACTAGGGCTGCTACAAACACCCTGCCTTGCTAGTTACAGTATTTCTACCAGACAAACAGTGGGAGCGCTCttgttttcctgctcgtgttaactagcatctgatttgctggtcccatcctaccagcaaatcagttacgcccctctgtgtattcaatgtgcaaaaaaaaaaaaaaacaagcaaaaaacaaatacacaccaCCTTGTGTCCAGAGCAGGACAGGCTTGTTGTATTCCTTGGTAAAGTGTgtactttggaaaaaaaaactgaccgtATATAGATTGCGCTGCTTTGGAGTTcgaaaatgaactgttatataatgaatgtttaacaatattcaataaaataaataaatacatgatgagtgatgttaaacgcaattttgAAGTAAGGATCGGGTATGCAATGTGTgctaagtaaatcaatttattattattattattattattattattattattaggcctGGATTTCCGCATTGTGTGTCACAGATAGTGAAGATTATTAACGGAATTAACAAAATGCAGTGCGTGATGATGCAGCTGTCgcggaattaaaaaaataaataaataaaagtttttagtaaactcatgtctagtttatataagcctacattccaaagtactgcaatctgtttggaatacataTTTCAGTAACACTCCTTgcgtatgttaaacttgctaggcttgttgagaatgttgttttgtttttttttctcgacGCTACCCAGGCATAATTACCTAACGCATTcagttgttgtgcacaagctttaactgaactgcaatgatattaaaagaATAACGTCATGGGAAGAGGAATGCACCGAAAAATGTATGGTGCAATCATCGCATTTACTTGAACGATTGGCAGAACTAtattggtgttcttttctgaaaagagactaatattgcagatagcagactatttggttcaaattgcatgtactgctaaccattgatagagacgctgcgtctacaaactcttgcccaacaatgactgcaagataacgagataacaatgctgtggactagaagggaacaggctctaaagactacagagagatcgaaagagataatgccactgggatcaaaggggtcgcaagaagataacaaaaggcagatgtatggaccttttgtctccaggagtgtgaagaatgcactgagttcagaggttgtcacactagcctacacacacagacacacacacacacacacaataaattaaattacctttgcaattggttaagtgtcagagaaaggggaggtggaccatctatacagaagggtatttaatgtcatgcaaacattgtaatgttgagtattgtgtttgtcctgtacctgggaccagactccctgcatatttcaataaacctggcagctgattgaagaaaaggactctgtgcattttcttgaatctacttaatcaccatcattttttttaaagttacttcaaatgtattgaaagaaatacagatgcttcatattttttaTGAATAACAGCTACTGTCGTGATAATCGGTGTATCATAAGAGCGGGCTCTCAACTATTCGTATCGTGGAAATTTACTGTCGTTTCATCCCTACTCTCCTTACCTTCTGGCTGTATTTATCCTGCTGCTCTCTTCTCACCAGCTTTCGTTTCTGCTCAACTTCATCTTCCAGAGCTGAAATATACAGTTCAAAATAGGactattgtgatttatttacttGATATTTGAAATCTGCcaagataaacttttttttttctgtagcgtGTCAACATCAACACATTGTACAACTCCAGCACGTGTAGTCAAGAAACAACAGGAGAGTTCACTCTACTGAAATGCATAGCTATCAAAATTGatgtgttttactgttaaaaatgtgCTGGCACTTCTATAACAATTAGACTGAAGAGTGCTTTTTAATATGTAGAACGGTCATTCATTTAAATCCTTACAAGATTCAGGTGAATTTTTCAGCTATTTACTTTGGTGGATTCAGTCTTTTGAGCACAGGACTCACAGGTTTGCTCTCTATAGAACAGGCTGCATTGAAATCTCCCAGAACTAACCTTTAATTACCTGTTATTTACAGCTTTGATTAACACATGTTTGATTTCAGAAAGGACAAAAAAAATgaggacaaaacaaaaataaaaaatgacattgtgatAACACGTAGGGATGGTTGCCACAGTTTCAACGCATTGGGGTATGCATTTCAATAACATGTGTGCTGGACAACTGCAAATTAGTGTCTCTGGCTATAAATCATGACCATAATACGTCTGTTATTCAGATAAGaactgtaatttatatatatatatatacatatacacacacatacacacataaatgCTGCTTCCTTTTATATTGATccactttttattaatttaaaaataaaaccacaataatTTGCCATTTTGGTTTTAATATTCTATCGAATGCATTAAGTCAGAACAAGTTCACCATATTTTTGCAGGAATTAGTTTTATAAATCAGccaatttcacacacacacacacacacacacacacacacacacacacacacacaagaacatcAGAACTACtactccagggatggaaataagactcctactgcatagcagtttcacccattcctggttttactacaagctgcattagctacagtgtataggtaacaagcttagcTCCCGTGTGTCTTATTACACTCATATTAATTAGGCAGTTTCAGTCACCATGAGCAGGGCAGGTCGAACGTTGCCAGTAATCATCCCTGCTGCCTTCGTCGTAGTCTTGCCCCTGTAAGACTTGTTATGATGCATAAAAATAGCAGTACAGATGCCAGGTTAAAATAGCTTAGTACTATTGTAACAGTCATGGAGAGGTATTTACAAGCACCTACAATGGTTGTCCAGATAGCTATTACAGTAGGACTTCCAATTGGAACCCCACGCTTCCAAACTTACCGGCTGACCAAACACGCAACTTGAAAGCAGAAACCGAGCTCCAGTAAATCACATGAAGATCAGACACTGGGAAAGTGACCAGTTCAACATCACTCccctgacttttttttgttttcttcttcttatttctAACCTTAGACCTGTTATGTGTacagtacacacatacacacacacacagaaacactggaAATAGGGCAGGCTTCAGAGTTACACACATTTCACACTTAGGAACAACTTGCAATCCTAATGTGTTTGCAACTTTGACTGTACCTTTCAGAAACAGTATTACAGTACCGGACAGCTATTACCTAGCAGTAGTGTACCACtagagctgttttaaaaaaaaaacagcagcatacAGACCTTCAGGAAAACTCCTTGGAGGACGCAGTGCCAGCGAGCTGATCCTAGGGGCCACAACCGAGACCAGCCAGCTGAGGAGGCCCAGGAATAAGAGGCCTCTGCCGACCAGCAGCAACAGACCTTTCACCCCTAGAAACACAACACACGCTCACTTCCTGACAGCATTACTATATTCTTACTCCTTTTacccatttagaaaaaaaatacctcaAACCGTATTGTTACAAATATAAGTTTTCAAATTGTTGTATTACTTAATTACTGTATACATGCGCTTGGAAGGCAAAAGAAAAGGTGGCAAACCAGCAACCAGAAGTATCTCCAATAACACAGTGCCCTCAGAAACACGGGCACTGCTTAGATTTTGGCCGAGTTGGACCCCAATTGAGCCATCAagaacagtttctgcagaaacatTTCCCATTCAAACACAGGAATACTAAACCCATTTGTTCTTAGTTTCTGAGGTTTGATGACGCCACAATGCTGTAAATTGGTTGGTATGGCTGTAGATCCACCTCTTTACAGActcggggatggaaataaggctttCATTGCTTAGCATTTCGGTCCATTTCAGCTAATACTGTGAGCATAAGCACTTGATAAGAGAATCAGCAGGATATATAAAGCTCGGAAACGATCGATTAAGCTCAAGGTAAAGCTTGGAATTAGCCTGAAGCGCAATTCAATGGGCGCCTTATTTTACCATCCCTGCTGACTTTTACTACAGAtcgggttttttttcttctttctttttgccACACCATCACTGACTGTATCCATCGACTACATGcgattttaattaattcattcattcattca
The sequence above is a segment of the Polyodon spathula isolate WHYD16114869_AA chromosome 2, ASM1765450v1, whole genome shotgun sequence genome. Coding sequences within it:
- the ubxn8 gene encoding UBX domain-containing protein 8 isoform X1; the protein is MVSFKTVWQFGILSLSFFCFASWKSSNVGVKGLLLLVGRGLLFLGLLSWLVSVVAPRISSLALRPPRSFPEALEDEVEQKRKLVRREQQDKYSQKASTYQENILKPRQEANFRKKEEHFYRMTGEAWKLSEGYALGVDQDSEEGAVLGEEDFTSESPNQEAVRRRKLPESATRPPPPLEPPRQKRIVVLPEEPSNDVDGVVTIALRCPSGRIFKRRFLKSHSTQVLLDWMLKIGYHPAIYTLCTTYPRRPLEIGKETSLEDTGITSDTVLNVDEKDPST
- the ubxn8 gene encoding UBX domain-containing protein 8 isoform X2, with the protein product MVSFKTVWQFGILSLSFFCFASWKSSNVALEDEVEQKRKLVRREQQDKYSQKASTYQENILKPRQEANFRKKEEHFYRMTGEAWKLSEGYALGVDQDSEEGAVLGEEDFTSESPNQEAVRRRKLPESATRPPPPLEPPRQKRIVVLPEEPSNDVDGVVTIALRCPSGRIFKRRFLKSHSTQVLLDWMLKIGYHPAIYTLCTTYPRRPLEIGKETSLEDTGITSDTVLNVDEKDPST